Below is a window of Hemiscyllium ocellatum isolate sHemOce1 chromosome 8, sHemOce1.pat.X.cur, whole genome shotgun sequence DNA.
ggtcaaggtgagggtgataggctggagcggttgggggtggggcggagaggtcaggaagaaaattgcaggttaggaaggcggtgctgagttcgagggatttgactgagacaagatggagggaggggaaattaggaaactggagaaatctgagtccatgtccgttccgtagacaggtgctgaggaaggagatgtccatagacaggtgaactcaaatttctccagtttcctcatttcccatccccccaccttgtctcagtcaaatcccttgaactcagcaccgccctcctaaccattcaatcttcttcctgacctctcagctCCCACCccgctccggcctatcaccctcgccttgacctccttccacctatcacatttacaACGCCCCTTctccaattccctcctccctaccttttatcttaacctgctggacacactttcctcattcctgaagaagggctcatgcccgaaatgtcgattctcctgctccttggatgctgcctgatctgctgcgcttttccagcaacacaatttaaccctgggaattacagaccagtcagtcccaTATCtgtgcaaagtattggagaggattctgagagacaggatttatgattacttggaaaatcaaaccttgattagagatagtcagcatggctttgtgaggggcagatcatgcctcacaagccttattgagttatttgagaatgtGGCAAAAcaaattgatgaaggtagagtagtggatgtggtatgtatggattttaacaaggcgttTAATGAGGTTCCCCAGAAAGGCCCATTCAAAAAGCTCATCCAGAAAATCAGGACGCAGGGGTTGCAGGgaaacctatctgtctggataggGAATtagctagaagacagagggtggtggtagatggaaaatattgagCCTGGAGTTTGGTGACTAGTGGTGCTCTGCAGCTACCTGTTCTGGGACCTTCGCTCtttctgatttttataaatgacctggatgaggaagtggaacggtaggttagtaagtttgctaatgacacagaAGGTTGACGGAGTGGCGAATAGCCTGGAGGGCTcctgtaggttgcaacgggacattggcaggatgcagaactgggttgaTCAGTGGCAGCAggcgttcaacctggaaaagtgtgaagtgattcattttggaaaatcaaatttgaatgcagaatacagggttaaaggcaggattcttggtagtgtgggggaacagagggatcttggggtccatgctCATaactccctcaaagttgccatccaagttgataaaaaatgaggtctgcagatgctggagatcacagctgcaaatagcattgttaagaaggcatacagtgtgttggctttcattagcggggaATTgcgtttaagagccatgagattatactgcagctctatagagccctggttagaccacacttggaatattgcgttcagttctggtcgcttcatcataggaaggatgtgaaagctttagagagggtgcaaaggagatttatcagaatgctgcctggactggaaggcatgtTTTATTGAGGTAGGTAGAGGGAGTTAGGgcctttctcattggagtgaagaagattgacaggcgacttgatagaggtgtttaAGATGATGATGGCGTAGGGtgaagtcagagactttttcccagggcagaaattgctaACAcaatggggcataattttaaggtaattgaagtaAGGTTTAGGGGacatgtcagaggttggttctttggTCAGAGAGGTGGTCGAGTGGAGTGTATTGCCAGCGATGCGAGTAGAGTCGATatgttagggacatttaagcgactcttggataggcgcaTGGATAATACTAAAATAAAGGGTATAaagattagtttgatcttagagtcggATGAAAAGTCAGCACAgcatcgagagctgaagggcctgtactgtgttgtactgttctatgttctaatgaatGCATGGTGCAAGTAAATTATACGATCTAGCAACAAGGATATTTTAACGAACGATACCGTGAGTTCATGAGATGATTTGATGGTGAGAGGGAATGCTAACCAATGTTTTTGACACGTAGTATCATAGCGTCAAGTGCACTTGGAACATAAAATCGTCGTATATACAGTATCAACATGATATACTTCTAGATATATGGAACGAGTGCTAGTCCTTCGAGTGGGCAAACTCCTTTATTGGTTCCCGATCTTTCGAACAGAAGGCTGCTATATAAACGGAGATGGGTGCATTCATGTCAACTtcttaaaatcttcgggtaaaaaatgaggtctgcagatgctggagatcacagctgaaaatgtgttgctggttaaagcacagcaggtcaggcagcatccaaggaataggaaattcgacgtttcgggcataagcccttcatcaggaatgaagagagggtgccaggcaggctaagataaaaggtagggaggagggacttgggggaaggggcgATTGAGATGTGatagatgacctggggggtgcagtgagagagagactcactgaaatccttgtagagggaggaagagagcttcttcaaggaaggcatccttgcaagaggattcgcagtaggttaaaatcttcgggtaaaaaatgaggtctgcagcagtaggttaaaatcttccttgaagaagctctcttcctccctctacaaggatttcagtgagtctctctctcactgcaccccccaggtcatctatcacatctccatcgcccctcccccaagtccctcctccctaccttttatcttagcttgcctggcaccctctcctcattcctgatgaagggcttatgcccgaaacatcgcatttcctattccttggatgctgcctaacctgctgtgctttaaccagcaacacattttcaacttcttaAAAAATGAGCTGCCTTGTAAGGAGCTGGAAGGCTTCAAAGTAATTGACAGCATTACGTCGCGATGAATATTTCTAACAAGATGGTATTCCTTTCGATCACGAGGGTTATCAGTTAACTGTCGGGAGCAATCGTAGCGTACGGAAGTAATGCGTTGCTTCCGAGAGAATGCAGTGAGTTCTGGACTGACGGCCTCCCGTGCAATGCAGGGACATTACTGTCAGATCAATGCTGGAATGTTTTCCCATCGTTTTAGCGATACATACAGTATCGATAAGGAACAAGCTAATGGCAAGGTGTCCCATGACATGGTGATGATGTGGGCCTTATAGGTCTGTCATTTggtgaggagtgggggtgggggacgtGGGAAGGGGAAGGCAGTTGGAGCCCCTTGAAGTAGCAATGAACGTTTGGCTGCAGCCATTGGCTTACGGGATAATTATCCTTTTGCAATCCCTGTATAAAGATTGTCATTGGAATCGGAAAGGGCGGCATATTGTCAATTTCATTTCCGATTGAGTTGCCCATAATACAGTACATTGCCAGCGCTGTCCCCTCTTCCCACACAGGGAAATGAGCTGCAGTCACTATATCTGAAGGCACTCAATAGTGGGGACATTTATTTCATTTCATAGGAAGGCAGAATAGAGACAGAACATGATTGCAAAATAGCGTAGTGAATATTTCTTGATTTTAAGGCGActagatggtgatggagtgacgtGTAATGTCAGCCTTGTAGAGGCGCGTTCAACCACCAGCCATCGAGAAATCATTTGTTTACAGTTACGACCCCATCTCCGGGGCTTGAACCACCGATTCTGGTAAATTTGTGCAGAATTAAATCTTTGCTGTCTGACGTGGCAAGGACCTGGCAGTTAAAATACTGAGGTAGGAATTCGTTCTGGAAAGAGAGGCTGCCATTCTTGGTTCGGATTTCGGAACAGAGGTATATTGTGGTTCCTTTCCGGGAGAGATAACACAGTGTTTCTAGTAGAGCCGGGTGGGCCACGGAGCTGTACGTAATATCCGAGCCCAGGATGAAGTCATAGCCAGTGGGGAAGTTAGTGTGGTCTTCCCCCCAAGTCAGGGGACGGGCCTTGATACGGTGTCTACATGCAGCTGGGACGTTGATGGCGATGTTGTTATCGATTTGCTTCATGACAATCGATTTATCTGTTATAGTGACATCTCCACCTGAGTGGGACAGAAAGAAAGTAATGAAATCAATCAGGGTTCATTTCGAAATGCATTCAACTACAGGGCACATTGGAGTACAAAAAACGACTCCAATGAAGACCTGTTCATGCAGAGCCAGGTTCAGATGCTCTGCCGGGGGTGCTCTGGAATGGGGCTTGGCCTAAGCCATATCCTTTGAAATCACCAAAACCCCAGCACAGTAGCTCGATTGCTTATCTGCGCGACAGTAGGGAACGCTTGGTTTAATGTGAATTTACAGTCCTGACAATGATGCCTAGCCTCACATAAAACAAAACCCTTCAGCTTATTAGGCTCTTTGCAATACTTACATCACAAcatcttcaattttttttgtgaaatattCTACATTCGTTGATTCCTctgcacggatgctgccagacgtggTGAGTgttttcccccacccccagcgATTTCTATTTGCGTTGCGGAGTCTTTTGGGTCTCCATGTTCGTGTACAATTGATGAACCcatgttttaaaatgaatttcCTCACAGGACGAGAGTGTTGTTGGCAATGTCACTCCTAATTGCGTTTGAGAGGGTAGTGGTGGCAGTCCACGCGATGAAGGTGCTTATGGTGTCCTAGGCAGCAAGCTTTCCTGGATTTGAGGCAGCCAGTCTTGAAGGAATGGCGAGATGGTTTAAAAGTAAAGataagaatcgacgtttcgggcatgagccattcctgaagaaaggctcatgtccgaaacgtcgagtctcctgctccttggatgctgcctgacctgctgcgcttttccagcaacacattttcagctctgatctccagcacctccagtcctcaccttctcctaaaaGTCAAGGTAACACTTGCCTTGCAGGAGTGCTGAGTGGTGGCGATctcatccttctgcagcctttgtCCTTCCGGCTAGCAAAGACCAAGTCCTGGCAAGTGCTGTCGAAGAGGTAATTGGTCATTTTCCGTCACGTGCTTTGCACAGCAGCCGTTCGGCTGGAGGCTGTGGATGCTCACAGTTGTGGATGAGGCAACATTAGAGCTGGTTGGTTTGACTTAGATGGTGTTGAGTTTCCTTAGCGTGTTGGTGGAACTATACTCATGGAAAATGTAAATGGATCAATCAAACGCAATTAACTTCTGGTTGGTGGACTAGCTCTGAGGAGTCTGGCTCACCCACATCCTTGTCTTTTTTTGTCGCCATAGTATTCCAGTGACTGGTTCAATTAAGTTTCTGGCCAATGATGACACGAAGCACTGTATAATCATCAGTTAATGTCGTCACATCTAATGCTATGTTAAAAGAACTTTCATTGATAAAGCTGCAGAACATTGTTGGGTCGAAGTGCTTGCTCTGTTAGgttgagatgattgacttccaacaacaACTCCCACCTTACTCCGTGCTAGGCTTGCATCTGACCATTGGAGGGTCTTCATTCTGATTCATACTGACACCAATTTTGGCAAACCTCCTTCTAATCGCATTTCGTGAAAGTTGACTTGATATTAAGAGCAGTCGCACTCACCTTAACTTTATAATTCAGTACATTTTGCCCAAGTTTAAACCAAGGCAGCAATGAGCCTTGGGAGCGGTAGTTCCTGACTTAATTAGCAGGGGTAAACAGGTTATTGGAGAAAAGTACATCTTAAATTCGCGGTTGACACTAGTTGGTTGGATTGGACCAACCATGGTATGTACTGAAAAGACAAGATGTGGCTGGAAACTTTTCACGTAGTGGGCGTCAACGCGCTAATCTTTCAGTATCTCTCCCTAAATATTTCACATTCTCGGTCTTAGAATTTAAAATGCCTTTTCAAATCTATATCTGAGAAATTTCTTAGTTGCCCATTTGTATTTCTAGCTCTTGAAAGGTTTGATGTGTTCTGCTCCGCTGAAATGCCGGTGACTTCTCCTTAGTTAATGaggctatgtaaatgcaagttattatTGCGGTTTGCATTCCATGTGCAATTATCAGAAGCCTAGCATTGAAATCACAAATTCAAAAGCAGATCACGTTTCACCCTCTGTTATATTTGTCATACTGTTTTATGTGGATACCTGCACTAAATGCTACCAACTCATCACTGCGTATGGCTTCATTGTTGTATTCTGCCGAATATTTGGTTTCGCAGGCTTGGTTACTTTCTTGTTTGCATAATTGTGTAATCTCAGCCGGAAATATCGATCTTTCAGATATCATCGCaccaaaaacttgcatttatataatgccaTTGACAAAGGTCGCAGGCGTATCACCAGTCAAAATCTGACATCGGGCTGCGTTGTGGGACATGTGTTACAGACGAACAAAGGATGGCTGATGAGGAAGGGTTGTAGGAGCAATTTTCAAGCGCAaagagagttgggtagacagaaAGGATGGGGTTAGGATTTCCAAACATCCAGTCGAaataagtctgtaagttagctcggTCAGCttgaaggcttgttttcagacgtttcgtcaccatactgagtaacatcatcagcgagagtctctggtgaagttctggtgttatgtcccgcctctctattgttaggtcttggtttcttaaggggGGTTCCGGGTTTTTTCAAGGAAAGGTAGATAGGGTCGAAATCGATGGAGAATCTTTCAGACACTGAAAGATGTAAATCGATTGACAAGACACATGCAAATACTGAAAAAGAAAACTACATCGGACAAATTAGCAggaaacatgaacaccaactggccaccaaaagacacgaacCTCTATCACtcgtttctatacatacagacaaagaaggacaccactttgactgggacaacacacacatcctggaACAGGTGAAataaagacacgcacgagaattcttagaggcatggcattctaaccagaactccattaatatACACATTTAGACCCTATGTATCTTCCCTCGAAAAAAAAGAGCCGGAATTGACATAttcaccttaagaaaccaagtcCTGTAAgcagagaggcaggacataccaccagcgtgTCACCAGAAGCTCTCACTGATGaagttacccagtatggtgacgaaacgtctgaaaacacaTCTTCGAGCTCAGGAGCTAACTTATATACTTATCATcgaccagagctacaaatcttctcaaaaccgcTTATCCAGTAGAAATGCTAATTCCATACTCTCAAGCTGAGTCAGTGTCAAATAATAACTGGTTCACGTCCAATTTGCACACATAAATCTATTACAACACTGATAGTAAAATAAACAGGTGACCTGTTTTAATGACACCGGTTAAATGATAAATATTGGACAGGCGGTAAGAAGAGAATAGTATGTTATTCCCCCTCGATAATGAGATAATTTCCATTCAGGACTGGAGCCGTATGACGTGGTCATGGAGTATCGATGATTAAATGTTTGCTTGAAGAAGTGGGCTTTCCAGAGACACTCGTGTCTAATAAGGAACGTCCAGAGTTTAGGCGGCCACTAGCATTAGAGTGATTCACATTGAGGTTGGGAAAGTTGGAGAGGCCAGATGTAGAGTAGTCTGAAATTTTGTAGCAATGGGGTGATTACAGAGGAGCCCAGAGGGTAGTCCATaaagggatttgaaaataaggaagACAATGTTAAATGGAAGCATAATTTATCCGAGAGCCAATGTGGGCGTGGGGTTGATTCACTGTTGATAAACTGTGGAAATATTTCTAACTCGTTGAATGGACTGAATCCTTTAGATGTACTTCTATCAGCTCGGCTTGGGGGAGTCGTGGGACTATTAGTCAATATACCCCATGCATCCCAGACTGACCACACGCACTTCCACGACAACGGGACCCCTGGCAATTATTGCTCGTGCTACTTACTAACATTACCAAGGTGATATTGTACTTGTAGCTCTTCAACTTACCAAGTAGAGTTGTTAAAATTCCCACGATTCCGGTGCCCGATCCCAGCTCAATCACCTTCTTCCCAATAAAATTGATATTCTCTTTCTCAAAGTACTGGCAAAGAAAAATGCCCTGAAATGATGGAACGTCCGGATTAAAATAGACCCATTCAGCAAGTTATGCAAATCGCTTATGTACCCGACGCCATCCGTGAATGAAATCGAAGAACCGAGGCGAAAAAAAGTCTACTGAGGTGAAAGCTAAACAAACAAGTACGCTAAATTTAACGGAATGATCGCTTCTACTTACTGCATCCCAAACATAGGCAGAATAGCCAAGATTCGCGTTGATGAATCGATTAATCTTCAGATTGAATCCGCAGAACTGATATGCATTCTCCAAAATCACCATACTGTTATCAGTGTCCCCCTCCTTCGTGGCATGGTCATTGGACTCTCCCTGGCTCTTTGTCGCCATCTTCTAAGCTGAAATTGCTCTGATTGTGATGGATTTTTAGTTCCGGCTCCAAGTCTTCAGCTCTGGGAAGCTTCCTGTAAACTTgtgaacttgcatttatacatcAGCGCTAGAGATCTTGGGGCGGCTCATACTTCCTCACAGCCAATGACATGCAACCACACATGTAGGCATACTCAACTACTAACTTTGTGAACAGCATGCCCTTCGAAGCAACAATCAGACAGATACCCAGCTGGCATGTTTGGGTTGGGCTAGGGCTGGGGTCAGGGTTTGGGGGTGTGAGTGGGCAGGGTCTGATAGCCAGGATTCCTCCATTAATCTGCTACTTGTAGTAGCGTAATGTTAAAAGCTTAAGGTTGAGTGCTCCTGTGTATGCCCTGCACTGTGTCGCCATTGTCTTACCAGAACATAGGGTTGCTCTCTTATTTGAGAGAGACAGTTGGTGGTGATTTAAaccaccatacctcaggcaaggggagagtttgagaagcagactccttcatggtaacctcaagtATTGATGGGAAATTGAACGCTGTTTGCATCACACTGCTTCACAAACCAACTGTCCAACCAGCTGAGCTAAACCGACCCCCAGCGTCCCGCAGTATGAGAGCAACTTCTTCCCTTGCAATACTCAGTCAGATGCGGCAGCAGAACTGTGATTCCGCCCTGTTCAGGATGAAGTCCAGGATGCCACTACCGAGCCAAGTTAGCTCTGTAATTTGAATCACTTTTTTTTGTTACACCCATACTGCATCATTTCCAAGCCTCTTGCTGTTAAATTGCAACGTTTAGTTGCCAGCGCTCTCCATTAAGCGGAAAGGGCTGGAGGTTTTATTGGATACAGAAAGATTACTATGTCAAATCCGCAGGAAgaactggtcacactgcagaaGGCAAGAGGGTAATTTACAAGGCTGCTACCAGACATGGATAGGCAAAGTGGAAATATCTGGGGTGATTGTCTTTGAAATTTGGgaggctcagaggagatttacttgagTTTTGCCAATTTATGAATTGCATTGAAAGGAACTTATCTCCATTGATAGGCTGTCCGTAGTCAATAGATGTAGACAGGAGTTTTGAGCTTCGTTTTCGCTCAGAAGACACGAGTAAAGCAACTGCCTTAAAGAGTTGGCAAATGCCTCAAACATCATTGCATTGTAAACCCATGAAATGCTGCCACCTACAGCCCAGGAGCCGACATGAACAATAGGGTCTTCCTGCGTTGTAAATTTTCTGTGCTTCCAAACTTTTCGCTTTCGTTCCTTTGGATGATCAATCCGCCGACTCATCATATTCGCCGAAGCAATTAGAAATGAACTCTGCTTTCATCTGCGCATTGACATTATTTAACACCTACGAATATTGCTGGCATTTGTCCTCCCTGTGCTGTGTAGGCCTTGAAACATGCAATTTAGAACGCCTGCCTGTCCTTCCCCAATCCCTGTGATGGTCACTTTTAGTCTAAGATAACAGACCAATTCCCCCCGATTGTCACTTCTTGACCCTGCACAGATTTTAACTGGCACCTCCTTTGAATGTCGGAACTGTCCCAACACTGACCTGTATGGAAAATAGGCAAACAGGAAACCAACCTGTTGCAATAGTACCGGATTTTTCCTAGCATTATGGAATTAAATTGCCTCTGCTCAGAACTGTTCCAAGCTTTGCTAGGGGTTTCTATAAAACAACGACGACTTCAAATTATCACCGATGTAGAAAGGTATATGTGTAATTCAGTTACCTGTGCAACTATAGTAACACGTGTTGAAACTTCGACATCtatacagaaaggatagaaagataTTGGATGGGAACAGCAGAACTTTGCTGGCCACTTAGCTGGTTTTAGACGATAGGAAACGTTTAATCCCTTGACACCTCGTATACTGCTCTATTGAATTATTTCTCTTTAACTTCCAGACACAGTTGCGTTCCAATACATACAATGGAAGGCCAGT
It encodes the following:
- the LOC132818049 gene encoding EEF1A lysine methyltransferase 3-like, producing MATKSQGESNDHATKEGDTDNSMVILENAYQFCGFNLKINRFINANLGYSAYVWDAGIFLCQYFEKENINFIGKKVIELGSGTGIVGILTTLLGGDVTITDKSIVMKQIDNNIAINVPAACRHRIKARPLTWGEDHTNFPTGYDFILGSDITYSSVAHPALLETLCYLSRKGTTIYLCSEIRTKNGSLSFQNEFLPQYFNCQVLATSDSKDLILHKFTRIGGSSPGDGVVTVNK